Genomic window (Carettochelys insculpta isolate YL-2023 chromosome 12, ASM3395843v1, whole genome shotgun sequence):
ATTAATGTGAAGTGTCATCTCAGCATTGTCATGCAGGGAAGGCTTTGCTGAGCCACACAGTCCAGGCACTAGACCTACCTTGTGGGGAAGTTACTTGGGGAATAAAGCCCCTTGCTCAAAGGGCATGGCCTGCTGATGGGGCAGTTGTCCCCCCCGCCCAGTGATCCTGGCCACTGCTATCCCAGGAGCAGTGGTGGTGtttcagggctccagccaccagagCGGGGTgtcctccaggcagctctgagggtggGGATGGAAGATTGTgtatgctccaggtggtgctgagggcagcactgggcccctcccaccttgttgCAGGGCCTGGCCAGTCTCATGACTGACGCTAGTCTGACGTGGATGGtgttgaacacacacacaccaggaagCCTGCTTAGGAAAGACCTGTCTAGCCCACAAGGGTCCTGCTAGGAGATTTTTAATTAACCAACACAAGCTCAAGTAGCTTTGCAGCTGCAGGCAAGTTAGTCTGCAAACTCCCAGAGCCAATGCTGCCTGGAGTTCTCCTTACCATTAAGGTCACTTCCTTCTCCAGCTTCTGGTAGGCTTGGGAAGACTTGTCCTTCAGGAGCACCGAGTATGCAATTCTCAGGAGACGGAACCGCAGAGGTAGGATACGCACAGACAGCTGCTGTGCGGGTGAGGTAGGGCTACTTGCAGACCCAGTTCCCTGGGTAGAGGAGAAGTTCTGTTTTGGAACCCTGGATTCTGGGAGCATCTGCTTTGAAGCGTGAGCTGTTTTCGTTGGAGCCACCCCTTTGGAAGTCACTGCAGTGGTTAAGTTTGGCTTTGCAGCCCTTGTCCTGGTCAGTACATGAATGCCTGTTGGAGCTGTTGATGTGCgttggggggagaggggtaaGTGTTTGGACGAGATGGTTGTAGGATGTCTAAACAATGTTGGTACGGTGGTCTTATTCCAAGGCACCAGCCTGGTTTGCTTTGGAGCAGTAGGAAGCCATGGATCAGGTGCGACAGGAGTTCTGGCACTAGTTAGCCAAGCAGTTGTCTTTGGGGCTGGACTTCTGGTAGCCACATGATGGGAACTCACCACAGTAGGTTTGGCTTCAGTGGGGGGCTGGAAAACTGGAGGCTGGGGGCCAGAAGGCTGTGTGGTTGTTCTTTGTGCAGGAGGCAGTGGCATTGAAACAGCTGCTCTGGTTTTAACTGGTGTAGCTTTGGACACAGCTGTGCTTGTGGAAATCCACTCAGAGGGCGTAGCGCTGGATGGAGGCTCAGCAGAGGCCAATCCACTGAAGTCTGATGCCTTTGTAGACTTGTCCAATACTTTGTACTCTCCCAGAACTGCTGATGTGGGCTTCCATTTGGAGGATGCAGCTGTAGAGGATACTGGgaccccactgcccagaccagcAGCGGGGGTATGTTCCTTTCCAACAGGGGTTGGCTCAGCAAGCAACGCTAGCCCTGTTctgttggggtacaggggagtgGCACACGATGCATTAGTCTCCATTAGGTCACTTCTAGCCTTGCTTCTTTCAGAGGACAGCACAGGGAGGGTCTTATTCTGTGGAGAAGTAGGTGCCTTTGGCCCTGGCTGGCCAGCTGTCCTGCTAGGCAGAGGTGTGGTTGAGGGGGATAAGACCAAGCGAGCTGGCGTGGACAGCTttctcctcatccccagcctgcgAAGTGAATAATGCTTGCGTGCCAGCTGAGCGGGCGGCTTTGCCCAAGTGGAGTGGGAAAGCAGCTCTGTGGTCGGAGCAGTGCTCGAAGCAGCAAGTGGCAGCTCTGAGGAGCCTGGAGGCACTTTAGCCACCACATCCGTCTCCTCTTGGGCAGGGAGCATCCCCCTTTTGGCCGATGCCTCGTGGAGGGCGGCACTAGTGAGGCGTGCAGCTGTCCTAGCTCTTGAGACACTAGAGGAGGTCACAGGGCAGCAAGCAGCGGTACTGGACTGAGTGCTAATACCTTGGCTGGTAGGCAGCTCATGGGGTGGCGAATAGGTTGTGGTATCAGTGAAGGTGCCTATAGGAGGCTTGACACCAGTCAGGACTGCAGAGTAGGTTAGTGCCCGAGTGGTACCACCAACCAATGCCTCCAAGCCAGATGTTGCTCTGATTGGCTCCCAAGGGGAAGGAATTAGATAGCCATGAGCATGTCTAACAGCAGAGCCAGGGGAACCTTTTTGTTCCACAGCAGCAGGGTCCCAGGTTGGGCAGCTGGTGGAACCTGTGTGCACCATCTCAGAAACGTGCTCTTCCAGAGACGTTCCAGTGGAAGATGCAGAGGCTGCCAGCACCAGTTTGAGACGATCAAGGGGCCGTGTGGCTGCAGAGTGACCAATTCCAGCCACAACCAGAGGGGGACCCTCCGTAACACTTCCTGTAAAAGGAGAAACATCACTGACGGCAGCATTGGTTAGAGCATGTCGTCTAGTGACTGGACGTGGAGGGACCCTGGGGAGAACAGAAGAGGCCTCAGGAGCAGTTGTTTCTAGCATCAGAGCACTTGATCTGCCAAACTCAGCTGGATCAGATAATCCTGCTGAAGTGGGAGTTAGAACTAGCAGATGGCCCAGCCCAGGTGTGGCTAGCTTGGGACCAGAAGGCCTGCCAGGACTGATTCCTCTGGCTCCTGACTGAGCAGCTGGTAGAGCTGTCCCTCCATGCCCCCGTGAAGGAGATGCAGAGAGGACCCCTGCTGAGCTCACATTCACAAGAGTCCCTGTTTGTGGGGAGGCTGAGGCACCCAAGGGAGGTGGAGACTGTGGATCAGGGCCAACGTGCCTGGGGAGAGGTGGCTGACTTCCTGACTCACTAACAGAGGGTGCAAGACCAAGTGGTGCGCCTGCAGTAAGCATCTCCCTCTCTACCTTTTCAGTGGGGCCTACTATGCTCAGGGGCCCTGGAGATGGGTGGTCTGTGATGCCGTCCAGGTCAGCCACATGCAATGGTTCAGGGGTAGACGTGCTGGCTATGGGTTTGGAGGAGAGTAGCTTTGCCACAGgtcctggagctgggagcaggtcAGTGGACTGTGCTATGCTAGCAGGAGGAGCGCTCCAGGTGGGTGTAGTTGCAGAGGAACTGAGTCCTTGGGGGGACGTGTCCAGGGAGCTTTCCCTGGAACGAGGGGCTTGAGTCAGAGGCCTTGGCAGTGTCCCATGGACAGAACCAAGCTGTGCTAGCTTGACACGAGCAGCCTCACCACTGGCTAGGAGGTAGGAACCTGGCCACCCACTGGTGATCAGTTCTCCAGGGCCAGAGCTAGTTGCTTGCAGATAAGATGTGGACTCTGGGGTGTTGGTATGGGCAGTTAAGTCACTCTGTGTGGGCATGACAGCTGAGCCGACTGGCAGGGCAGAACTCACGCTTGTTGATGTTGTTAAGTAGGATGGGCCACTGCTAGCTCTGTATGCCTgaggagcagagggcaggggttTAAGCAAGACACCAGCAGGACCTGTTTTGGTGTCCCTGTGCTCTAGGCTGGCAATAGGAACCATTGGTGTGGCAGAGCGGGTTGTTGCATGCAGATCCCCTGCCTCACTGGGGAGGCTGTCTGCAGCAGCTGGTTGCTTCACAGAGTTGTCACTTAAGCGAGCCACAGAAGTAGCATCTGGAGAAGCTTGTAGGGGCTGTGCAGATGCCTTTGGAGCAGAGGGCAATGGGCCAGGCTGCAAGAGGCCAGCATGTGTCCAGAGTGACTGGGCTTGGGACAGCGTAGCTGGTACTGCTGCAGAGGAATTTGAGTCCAGGGAGCCAACATCTGCTTTGGATGCGTGTGGCAAGGACAACAGAAAGCCCCCCTTGGAGGATGCCTGCAGCCCCTTCGGAAAGCCTGTAACTTCAGCTAGTGCATCAGGAGCCAGAGATACGTTGAGTCTCAAGGTATCCAAGTCAGCGTCATTCTTTTCCTCCTTGGCAGCTCCTGAGGCATAATGCAGGCTTGTTGAGATCAGGCTCGGGTCATTCAGTCTGGCTTCTGGGAGGCTTAGCTGGTCCGTGGGGCCTACAGAGTCTGCCCACGAGCATCTAGTGCATGGCCTCTCCCCTGCAGCACGCGAGCCAGTTTGTCCTTTCACAACAGCGTTCGTTAAATGCTGGCTGGGCTCTAGCAACATGCCCCTAGTAACACCCTGGGATGCTGGTAAGTCAGGCTGCAAGGGGGACGCTGTATGTGTGATGCCAGAAGGGTTCTGGTAGGAAGTAGCTGAAGACCCTTCATTACATGTAACAGGGCGAGCAATGAAGCAGATGAATGTAGCCAAAATGATTTGCCATCCAGGCCTTTTGGCCACAGCAGCACGGCACGGAGTTCCCCTCGGGGGCCCTCTTTCTGGGCGAGCCATTCTAGTGTCTTGCCTGGAAGACTTAGCCAGATTTGGTGGTCCTGCTCCATGGTTTCTCATGGGGAATTGCGCCATGGCagctcagctgtgctgggggggggggcaaaaaagCGATTGGCAGTTTAAGTCTCCAGTCCTCCCCAGCTGAGCAATCcaagcccccacagccccaaggaATCCACCAGCCCAATGGCTAACAGGAGCCAACCTAATCCCAGTTATAAAAGGACAATGGCACAACCTCTGAA
Coding sequences:
- the LOC142019668 gene encoding uncharacterized protein LOC142019668, yielding MLETTAPEASSVLPRVPPRPVTRRHALTNAAVSDVSPFTGSVTEGPPLVVAGIGHSAATRPLDRLKLVLAASASSTGTSLEEHVSEMVHTGSTSCPTWDPAAVEQKGSPGSAVRHAHGYLIPSPWEPIRATSGLEALVGGTTRALTYSAVLTGVKPPIGTFTDTTTYSPPHELPTSQGISTQSSTAACCPVTSSSVSRARTAARLTSAALHEASAKRGMLPAQEETDVVAKVPPGSSELPLAASSTAPTTELLSHSTWAKPPAQLARKHYSLRRLGMRRKLSTPARLVLSPSTTPLPSRTAGQPGPKAPTSPQNKTLPVLSSERSKARSDLMETNASCATPLYPNRTGLALLAEPTPVGKEHTPAAGLGSGVPVSSTAASSKWKPTSAVLGEYKVLDKSTKASDFSGLASAEPPSSATPSEWISTSTAVSKATPVKTRAAVSMPLPPAQRTTTQPSGPQPPVFQPPTEAKPTVVSSHHVATRSPAPKTTAWLTSARTPVAPDPWLPTAPKQTRLVPWNKTTVPTLFRHPTTISSKHLPLSPQRTSTAPTGIHVLTRTRAAKPNLTTAVTSKGVAPTKTAHASKQMLPESRVPKQNFSSTQGTGSASSPTSPAQQLSVRILPLRFRLLRIAYSVLLKDKSSQAYQKLEKEVTLMLNKMFSSYQNFLKANIVQFLNGSAIVVSEVLFQGDRPTPTSSDLIRTVITEVERQMDAFFDWRVDVTSVQSNGFSLENLEPEKLLVSFTALRLGWIVTAGGVGSQGPLQRLNDAVVQSLGTLYKVKNFSIIKLRDLRGDLEISGEAYVDTQAHADISQVLQALRGLVNYSVDLTMLSVDDARLNLQVFPISFLINNRVLSEKLLDRSSVEHQNLTRDLDDVLTHALRKYQSFLQVIIRELLGGSLICRGDVVFQHPAPSPADVLQALVLSVGPGDALAKSGFRVDPYSFTVAGDQVEPPSVYRFPGYGVAIIVLCGLVMITLLVLALLYLNSGLFGWRGKAIIQGGRDPEVGMQTFELENQGFHSTIEEEGGRQAYTPTKHSAGE